A section of the Oryza sativa Japonica Group chromosome 1, ASM3414082v1 genome encodes:
- the LOC9267988 gene encoding uncharacterized protein isoform X1 codes for MTSSEQLMAPETAVATVTTKLLAQELTKDVQVNSRRKFEKWDIAITTLEPNINTMLIAIVPSKERDYNAYSKDYMSSIVKQSCTNTRSCFRDGDIPSKICNYPMMLCLRII; via the exons ATGACCAGCAGCGAGCAACTCATGGCACCagagacggcggtggcgacggtgacTACTAAACTCTTGGCACAGGAGCTTACAAAGGATGTGCAG GTGAACTCTAGAAGAAAGTTCGAAAAATGGGACATTGCAATCACAACATTGGAACCTAATATCAACACTATGCTCATTGCCATAG TGCCAAGTAAAGAAAGGGACTACAATGCTTATTCAAAGGATTATATGTCTTCCATAGTGAAGCAGTCTTGCACTAATACTAGAAGCTGCTTTAGAGATGGAGACATCCCATCAAAAATCTGCAATTACCCAATGA TGTTGTGCCTGAGGATCATATAA